The following are encoded together in the Actinoplanes sp. N902-109 genome:
- a CDS encoding FAD-dependent oxidoreductase, producing the protein MESERSPVALIVGAGPTGLTLACELARRGVSCRIVEAAAGPQPGSRGKGVQPRTLEVFDDLGIGDRVLAHGRMAMPIRITGSDGRVSSAGSVPESLLDRPDIPYPASLTTPEWRVEEALRLRLAELGGTVEFGTTVLTVEQSPTGVSATVVRSGTTETITARWLIGCDGGHSTVRKQTGIAFEGETRDEVRMIVADLAADGLDRAAWHMWRHPDGLVTLCPLPSTNAFQYSASVAPGRAPELDLATMQSILVRRTGRTDIRLHDLTWSSLWRANIRLADRYREGRVFLAGDAAHIHSPAGGQGMNTGIQDAYNLGWKLAAVTAGAAPALLDTYEAERRPVAAGVLALSNERLQQVLDGHQLPVRRDASTIQLDVGYRGSALARDDRDGTAALRAGDRAPDATGLLTVDGKHRLFDLAGGARFTLLSFGPVPTVDSAGYDLRVLRVVPRPAGPSEFTDSAGHLTAAYAATTRTLVLIRPDGHLGLISDRGDASAVTDYFAALRGPAA; encoded by the coding sequence ATGGAGTCCGAACGATCGCCGGTGGCTCTCATCGTCGGGGCGGGGCCGACCGGGCTCACGCTGGCCTGCGAACTGGCCCGGCGCGGCGTCTCCTGCCGCATCGTCGAAGCGGCTGCCGGTCCGCAGCCCGGGTCGCGCGGCAAGGGCGTACAGCCGCGCACCCTGGAGGTCTTCGACGACCTCGGCATCGGCGACCGGGTGCTCGCCCACGGCCGGATGGCGATGCCGATCCGGATCACCGGCTCGGACGGCCGGGTGTCCTCCGCCGGCTCCGTGCCCGAGTCGTTGCTCGACCGTCCCGACATTCCCTACCCGGCAAGTCTGACGACACCGGAGTGGCGGGTCGAGGAGGCCCTGCGCCTGCGGCTGGCCGAGCTCGGCGGCACGGTCGAATTCGGCACCACCGTGCTCACCGTCGAACAGTCGCCGACCGGCGTGTCGGCGACCGTCGTACGATCCGGAACGACCGAGACCATCACCGCGCGATGGCTGATCGGCTGCGACGGCGGCCACAGCACCGTCCGCAAGCAGACCGGCATCGCGTTCGAGGGGGAGACCCGCGACGAGGTACGGATGATCGTCGCGGACCTGGCGGCCGACGGTCTCGACCGGGCGGCCTGGCACATGTGGCGGCACCCGGACGGTCTGGTCACCCTCTGCCCGCTGCCGTCGACCAACGCCTTCCAGTACTCGGCGAGTGTCGCCCCGGGCCGCGCCCCGGAGCTCGACCTGGCGACCATGCAGTCGATCCTGGTACGGCGCACCGGCCGGACCGACATCCGGTTGCACGACCTGACGTGGTCGTCGCTGTGGCGCGCCAACATCCGCCTGGCCGACCGCTACCGCGAGGGCCGGGTGTTCCTCGCCGGCGATGCTGCCCACATCCACTCCCCGGCCGGCGGCCAGGGCATGAACACCGGCATCCAGGACGCGTACAACCTCGGCTGGAAACTGGCAGCGGTCACGGCCGGCGCCGCCCCGGCGTTGCTGGACACCTACGAGGCCGAGCGTCGCCCGGTCGCCGCCGGCGTGCTCGCCCTTTCGAACGAGCGCCTGCAGCAGGTCCTCGACGGTCACCAGCTTCCGGTACGCCGTGATGCGAGCACGATCCAGCTCGACGTGGGCTATCGCGGCTCGGCCCTGGCCCGCGACGACCGGGACGGCACCGCGGCCCTGCGCGCCGGTGACCGTGCCCCCGACGCGACCGGACTGCTGACCGTGGACGGCAAACACCGGCTGTTCGACCTTGCCGGCGGCGCCCGCTTCACGTTGCTGAGCTTCGGGCCGGTACCCACGGTCGACTCCGCGGGATACGACCTGCGCGTCCTGCGGGTGGTCCCGCGGCCGGCCGGACCGTCGGAGTTCACCGACAGCGCAGGCCACCTGACGGCCGCCTACGCCGCGACGACCCGCACGCTCGTACTGATCCGCCCCGACGGTCACCTGGGGTTGATCAGCGACCGCGGTGACGCCTCGGCCGTGACGGACTACTTCGCGGCACTCCGCGGGCCCGCCGCTTGA
- a CDS encoding MMPL family transporter, with protein MTHAVAGWSIRRPWTAVVLWIAFVAACLAIGSTVPARTATSLESTVGQAAKAEQMLRGAGLADPATENILITARTGRLDVNAARAAAAAVNSRLSALPEVAQIGIPVTADRKDAVLLPVVLRGDPDTAIDHLAGLRAATDAVAGQFPALRLAQTGSASLTDGLAEQSAKDLDAAGVISLPLTLVILLVVFGALLAAGVPLLLGLSAVAAAFGLSSLMSHLLPSTGTTSAMILLMGMAVGVDYSLFYVKRYRDERARSQGHLDAVRIAVETSGHSVLVSGVAVIVAMLGLFFVHDVTFSSLAASAVLVVAVAMLGSLTVLPALLAGLGRVLDRPRVPLLWRFAARTREPRLWPFLLRPSLRRPVWTLAAAVLGMLLLTAPALGMTLSQPDVDSLPRAVPEVAALQRMAEAFPGEQARHKVVVAAPAAQSAQVEQRLRGLEGNVEDTTLRTSADHRVHELILNTDVDSESAEAHQQVDGLRERLPDALRGVDATWAVGGDTASSMDYTANLDRALPWVVGFVILATAMIIVVAFRSLVLALVTAVSNLLSVGAAYGVITLIFQNIGGGKIVSFVPLFAFAVLSGLSMDYHVFVLTRIRELVGEGLPTRTAVARGITESAGTVTSAAVVMVSVFSVFVLGNGIEFKQLGVGLSTAVLIDALIIRALVLPAVLTMLDRRTWWPARPQSQPHRLVTTGLAVDDLRPAVVHAQAAGPRSAAK; from the coding sequence GTGACCCACGCCGTAGCCGGTTGGAGCATCCGCCGCCCGTGGACGGCGGTGGTCCTGTGGATCGCCTTCGTCGCCGCCTGCCTGGCGATCGGTTCCACCGTCCCGGCCCGGACCGCAACGAGCCTGGAGAGCACCGTCGGGCAGGCGGCCAAGGCCGAGCAGATGCTCCGCGGCGCCGGTCTTGCCGACCCTGCCACCGAGAACATCCTCATCACCGCCCGCACCGGGCGCCTGGACGTGAACGCCGCGCGGGCCGCAGCCGCCGCCGTGAACTCCCGGCTGAGCGCCCTTCCCGAGGTCGCGCAGATCGGCATCCCGGTCACCGCCGACCGCAAGGACGCCGTGCTGCTGCCCGTGGTGCTGCGCGGCGACCCGGACACCGCGATCGACCACCTCGCCGGGCTGCGGGCGGCCACCGACGCGGTAGCCGGCCAGTTCCCGGCCCTGCGGCTGGCGCAGACCGGCAGCGCCTCGCTCACCGACGGCCTCGCCGAGCAGAGCGCCAAGGACCTCGACGCGGCCGGCGTGATCAGTCTTCCGTTGACGCTGGTGATTCTGCTCGTCGTGTTCGGCGCGCTGCTCGCCGCCGGCGTACCCCTGCTGCTCGGGCTGTCCGCGGTGGCAGCTGCCTTCGGCCTGTCGTCGCTGATGTCGCACCTGCTGCCGAGCACCGGCACGACCTCGGCGATGATCCTGTTGATGGGCATGGCCGTCGGGGTCGACTACTCCTTGTTCTACGTCAAGCGGTACCGCGACGAACGAGCCCGCTCGCAAGGCCACCTCGACGCCGTACGGATCGCGGTCGAGACCTCCGGCCACTCGGTGCTGGTCTCCGGGGTCGCCGTCATCGTGGCGATGCTGGGCCTGTTCTTCGTGCACGACGTGACCTTCTCCTCGCTGGCCGCCTCCGCGGTCCTGGTCGTCGCCGTCGCCATGCTGGGCTCGCTGACCGTGCTGCCCGCCCTGCTCGCCGGTCTGGGCCGGGTGCTCGACCGCCCGCGGGTGCCGCTGCTGTGGCGCTTCGCGGCCCGCACGCGCGAACCGAGGCTCTGGCCGTTCCTGCTGCGCCCGTCCCTGCGCCGGCCGGTCTGGACGCTGGCCGCCGCGGTGCTCGGCATGCTGCTGCTGACCGCACCCGCGCTCGGCATGACGCTCAGCCAGCCCGACGTCGACTCGCTGCCGCGCGCCGTGCCCGAGGTGGCCGCCCTGCAACGGATGGCCGAGGCCTTCCCGGGCGAACAGGCCCGCCACAAGGTCGTCGTCGCCGCCCCCGCCGCCCAGTCGGCGCAGGTCGAGCAGCGGTTGCGGGGGCTCGAGGGCAACGTCGAGGACACCACGCTCCGTACGTCGGCCGACCACCGGGTGCACGAGCTGATCCTGAACACCGACGTCGACTCCGAGTCCGCCGAGGCTCACCAGCAGGTCGACGGACTGCGCGAACGCCTGCCGGACGCACTGCGGGGCGTCGACGCCACCTGGGCGGTCGGTGGCGACACGGCCAGTTCCATGGACTACACGGCCAACCTGGACCGGGCGCTGCCCTGGGTCGTCGGTTTCGTCATCCTCGCCACCGCGATGATCATCGTGGTCGCCTTCCGGTCCCTGGTGCTCGCTCTGGTCACCGCCGTCAGCAACCTGTTGTCGGTCGGGGCCGCCTACGGCGTCATCACGCTGATCTTCCAGAACATCGGCGGCGGGAAGATCGTCAGCTTCGTGCCGCTGTTCGCGTTCGCGGTGCTGTCCGGCCTCTCGATGGACTACCACGTCTTCGTGCTCACCCGGATCCGGGAACTCGTCGGCGAAGGACTGCCCACCCGTACGGCGGTCGCCCGGGGCATCACCGAATCAGCCGGCACGGTCACCAGCGCCGCGGTGGTGATGGTCTCGGTGTTCAGCGTCTTCGTCCTGGGCAACGGCATCGAGTTCAAACAGCTCGGCGTGGGGCTGTCCACCGCCGTTCTGATCGACGCGCTGATCATCCGGGCGCTGGTGCTGCCGGCCGTGCTGACGATGCTCGACCGGCGGACCTGGTGGCCGGCCCGCCCGCAGTCGCAACCCCACCGCCTCGTCACCACCGGCCTCGCCGTCGATGACCTCCGGCCCGCCGTGGTACACGCTCAAGCGGCGGGCCCGCGGAGTGCCGCGAAGTAG
- a CDS encoding alpha/beta fold hydrolase has translation MSKARFVAVLAAVAAVAAGCAGAPVASAGAEAGPAVTADTLAALVDCPQLPSLPTARCGQITVPRDRSRPAAGTLDIAFALVPHTDTTRPGLGTLVPNPGGPGTSTIDVSGAAFADALHPLLDRRDLLLIDPRGVGRSTPLSCPALTGPARVFASLHRQRQLIGECGRQLGDRIDEYATTAVADDIDAVRATLGLSRLDLFGVSYGTYLMPTYAQRHPQHVRSITLAGAYAVNVDTTGAVGAAAFRRAMTLVCSRTGECSGTRVIADLATLLRQLRAHPEHLDVTFRGTTHHVVLDDWEMTSVAARLFSSRPDTTAQLALAAAVTAARHGDRGPVRKLVRDSLRAQADVYSYGPIALSDAQQWTTSCHDYLRAFSYADSVPERTRAYQAALAGQHDADFAPFTADAWTSRADFDAGACLNWPDDPTARAPFGPGAKLPDVPVLVLNGDLDANTPIASGRAAAAQFPRARFVEVPGAGHTPASTPAGAAAMVQFIRDLRG, from the coding sequence ATGTCGAAAGCCCGATTCGTAGCGGTGCTGGCCGCGGTGGCCGCGGTAGCGGCCGGCTGCGCCGGTGCCCCGGTCGCCTCCGCGGGCGCCGAGGCCGGACCGGCCGTCACCGCGGACACCCTCGCGGCCCTGGTCGACTGCCCGCAGCTGCCCAGCCTGCCGACCGCCCGGTGCGGGCAGATCACCGTGCCCCGCGATCGCAGCCGCCCGGCGGCCGGCACGCTCGACATCGCCTTCGCGCTCGTCCCGCACACCGACACCACCCGGCCCGGGCTCGGCACCCTGGTGCCCAACCCGGGCGGACCGGGTACGTCGACCATCGACGTGTCCGGGGCGGCGTTCGCCGACGCGCTCCACCCGCTTCTGGACCGCCGCGACCTGCTGCTGATCGACCCGCGGGGGGTGGGCCGGTCCACGCCGCTGAGCTGTCCCGCGCTGACCGGCCCGGCCCGCGTCTTCGCGTCGCTGCACCGTCAGCGTCAGCTCATCGGCGAGTGCGGCCGGCAGCTCGGCGACCGGATCGACGAGTACGCCACCACCGCGGTCGCCGACGACATCGACGCGGTCCGGGCGACGCTCGGCCTCAGCCGGCTCGACCTGTTCGGTGTCTCCTACGGCACCTATCTCATGCCGACGTACGCGCAGCGCCACCCGCAACACGTGCGCTCCATCACCCTCGCCGGGGCGTACGCGGTGAACGTCGACACCACCGGTGCGGTCGGCGCGGCTGCGTTCCGGCGGGCCATGACGCTGGTGTGCAGCCGTACCGGCGAATGCTCCGGCACCCGGGTGATCGCCGACCTCGCCACCCTGCTGCGGCAGCTACGGGCGCACCCGGAGCACCTGGACGTCACCTTCCGCGGCACCACACACCACGTCGTGCTGGACGACTGGGAGATGACCTCGGTGGCCGCACGGCTGTTCTCCAGCCGGCCGGACACCACCGCCCAGCTGGCTCTGGCCGCCGCCGTGACCGCGGCGCGCCACGGGGACCGCGGGCCGGTACGGAAACTCGTGCGCGACAGCCTCCGGGCGCAGGCGGACGTCTACTCCTACGGTCCGATCGCGCTGTCCGACGCGCAGCAGTGGACGACCAGCTGCCACGACTACCTGCGGGCGTTCAGCTACGCCGACTCCGTCCCCGAGCGCACCCGGGCGTACCAAGCGGCTCTGGCCGGGCAGCACGACGCGGACTTCGCGCCGTTCACCGCCGACGCCTGGACGTCGCGGGCCGACTTCGACGCCGGGGCCTGCCTGAACTGGCCGGACGACCCGACCGCCCGCGCGCCCTTCGGCCCCGGTGCGAAGCTGCCCGACGTGCCGGTCCTGGTGCTCAACGGCGACCTGGACGCCAACACGCCGATCGCCTCGGGCCGGGCCGCGGCCGCCCAGTTCCCCCGGGCCCGGTTCGTCGAGGTTCCCGGAGCGGGGCACACCCCGGCCTCGACCCCGGCGGGTGCGGCCGCGATGGTCCAGTTCATCCGCGACCTGCGCGGGTGA
- a CDS encoding sensor histidine kinase → MRMGKDSARDENRTLRRQSLLIALGCVIGDGAPFLLHAIVDYPGHPTVWLVGVVILAADLALALPARTAGVVAVVHAVVRVGVAIVLLVLTGERDNGIGNATGLVVAGYRAGAWMKGRSTWVALGALIVGMTVTQVVQGYQAAADNILLTLTNTLIPFMLGRYTTGRSGYIAEIRRKADDERRAAAAAMSAAVEAERVAIARDLHDTISHHVSAVGVVAAAARLSLGTPQLAGTGKTTGFLEQIEASGRAALGDLRRMLDLLHGNDADGVRQPGLTALDELVEGTRRAGLNVDLRLAGLRPEHLPDSLNLAAYRVIQEMLTNALRYGDGHLDLGVTQTATELRLEATNRMTGGSGRGTGRGLDGIRHRVSLFGGSVTAGPAPDRPSTWRTAIVLPLQ, encoded by the coding sequence ATGCGGATGGGCAAGGACAGCGCACGCGACGAGAACCGGACTCTTCGCCGGCAGTCGCTGCTGATCGCGCTGGGGTGCGTCATCGGCGACGGGGCACCCTTCCTGCTGCACGCGATCGTCGACTACCCCGGCCACCCCACCGTGTGGCTGGTCGGGGTGGTCATCCTCGCCGCCGACCTGGCGCTGGCCCTCCCGGCGCGTACCGCGGGGGTCGTCGCGGTGGTCCACGCGGTGGTCCGGGTCGGCGTGGCGATCGTGCTGCTGGTGCTGACCGGTGAGCGTGACAACGGCATCGGCAACGCCACCGGCCTGGTGGTGGCCGGCTACCGCGCCGGCGCCTGGATGAAAGGCCGGTCGACCTGGGTCGCGCTCGGCGCGCTGATCGTCGGCATGACGGTGACCCAGGTCGTGCAGGGCTACCAGGCCGCGGCCGACAACATCCTGCTCACCCTCACCAACACCCTGATCCCGTTCATGCTCGGCCGCTACACCACCGGACGCAGCGGGTACATCGCCGAGATCCGGCGCAAGGCCGACGACGAACGCCGGGCTGCCGCCGCAGCGATGTCCGCGGCGGTGGAAGCCGAACGGGTGGCGATCGCGCGGGATCTGCACGACACCATCTCGCACCACGTCAGTGCCGTCGGCGTGGTCGCCGCCGCGGCCCGGCTGTCCCTGGGCACCCCGCAGCTGGCCGGCACCGGCAAGACCACCGGGTTCCTGGAGCAGATCGAGGCGTCCGGCCGGGCAGCGCTGGGGGACCTGCGGCGCATGCTCGACCTGCTGCACGGCAACGACGCCGACGGCGTACGCCAGCCGGGGTTGACCGCCCTCGACGAGCTGGTGGAGGGCACCCGGCGGGCGGGTCTGAACGTCGACCTGCGGCTGGCCGGGCTCCGCCCGGAGCACCTGCCGGACTCGCTGAACCTCGCGGCCTACCGCGTCATCCAGGAGATGCTGACCAACGCACTGCGCTACGGTGACGGCCACCTCGATCTCGGGGTGACCCAGACGGCGACCGAGCTGCGGCTCGAGGCCACCAACCGGATGACGGGCGGCTCGGGGCGGGGGACCGGCCGGGGCCTCGACGGCATCCGCCATCGGGTCTCGCTGTTCGGCGGGTCGGTCACCGCGGGCCCCGCACCGGACCGGCCGTCCACCTGGCGGACCGCCATCGTGCTGCCGTTGCAGTGA
- a CDS encoding response regulator transcription factor — translation MTIRVLLADDHEFFRTGFRSAMDTQPDLECVADVGDGRAAVTEIERLRPDVAVLDIRMPKMDGLAAAEAVLSGATGVRVLLLTTFDDDSYIYRALHAGASGFCLKSMPTEELLGAIRVAARGDALIDPSVTRRLVTRFAAGMAPAPAPATGELDRLTTREREILLEVARGHSNAEIATRLYVGEQTVKTHVSHVLAKLGLRDRVQAVIYAYENALL, via the coding sequence TTGACCATCCGCGTTCTGCTCGCCGACGACCACGAGTTCTTCCGCACCGGCTTCCGTAGCGCCATGGACACCCAGCCGGATCTGGAGTGCGTCGCGGACGTCGGCGACGGCCGGGCGGCGGTGACCGAGATCGAGCGGCTCCGCCCCGATGTCGCCGTCCTGGACATCCGGATGCCGAAGATGGACGGGCTGGCAGCAGCCGAAGCCGTGCTGTCCGGGGCCACCGGGGTGAGGGTTCTGCTGCTCACCACGTTCGACGACGACAGCTACATCTATCGGGCACTGCACGCGGGCGCCAGCGGGTTCTGCCTCAAGAGCATGCCCACCGAGGAACTGCTCGGCGCCATCCGGGTGGCGGCACGCGGCGACGCCCTCATCGATCCGTCGGTGACCCGGCGCCTGGTCACCCGGTTCGCCGCCGGGATGGCCCCGGCACCGGCACCGGCGACCGGTGAGCTGGACCGGCTGACCACCCGGGAACGGGAGATCCTGCTCGAGGTGGCCCGCGGCCATTCCAACGCCGAGATAGCCACCCGCCTGTACGTGGGCGAGCAGACGGTCAAGACACATGTCTCGCACGTGCTGGCCAAACTCGGCCTGCGCGACCGGGTGCAGGCGGTCATCTACGCCTACGAGAACGCCCTGCTCTGA
- a CDS encoding tautomerase family protein, with translation MPLVSIEMHQGVTTADQRRAISDAIHAAMVEVLVIPPDDRFHFFHENPEGTMFHDDVAFGKPRSNRLMWWADGRVINP, from the coding sequence ATGCCACTAGTCTCGATCGAGATGCACCAGGGCGTCACCACCGCCGACCAGCGGCGAGCCATCTCCGACGCCATCCACGCCGCCATGGTCGAGGTCCTCGTGATCCCGCCGGACGACCGTTTCCACTTCTTCCACGAGAACCCGGAAGGCACCATGTTCCACGACGACGTGGCGTTCGGGAAGCCGCGCAGCAACCGGCTGATGTGGTGGGCGGACGGCCGGGTGATCAATCCCTAG